The following are encoded in a window of Streptomyces sp. SAT1 genomic DNA:
- the drmB gene encoding DUF1998 domain-containing protein, translated as MTPPPARRRRTTANGTGPAHNLLRRGAVRRSQVITTYGVGSLIAVDHESFVVSGLDEADRSWSADESKVVHERRLARLLGVGCFRLPPASEDTSTDGLRVRRFPLMHSCPECNELQPHRDFSPPAGRSVCGTCEVDLVPSRFVVACEAGHLDEFPYWQWVHRSPDRDATRLGRCGGRLRMRTTGRTSSLRSVVISCTCGQVPEVSMEGSFRRNALKDLRLTCRGTRPWLGLSATDPAGCGLPLRTLQRGSSSVWQPVLKSALSIPPWSDGRADPLAEHWDTLRQFDNREHIGIYLEGAFRGECPIPLDEVMALLAAEREEDPEDGSAPSFDHRYRALRNKEYERLRSGNDESEHTRAEQFVCETPLGDANVLQPLGITGPMLVKKLREVRALKAFTRLVDAESTTDAKEMPLSRNPVRWLPAMEVRGEGVFLRLDESRLDTWEKAPAVAARVERMRTAHQRVLEQRADDPSRAVPSPATPRMVLLHTLAHVLINEWSLEAGYPAASLRERLYAADDMAGVLVYTATSDSAGSLGGLVAQGEPELLDHTVRSAIRRAEWCSSDPLCMEADAAGSAGTNLAACHACVMLPETSCEHNNILLDRALLVGTPEEPTLGFFGTVLAP; from the coding sequence ATGACCCCGCCTCCCGCCCGTCGCCGCCGGACCACCGCGAACGGCACCGGCCCGGCCCACAACCTCCTGCGTCGAGGCGCGGTTCGCCGCTCCCAGGTGATCACCACATACGGCGTCGGGTCGCTCATCGCCGTCGATCACGAGTCCTTCGTCGTCTCGGGCCTGGACGAGGCCGACCGGAGCTGGAGCGCGGACGAGTCGAAAGTCGTCCATGAGCGGCGTCTGGCCCGTCTGCTCGGGGTCGGCTGCTTCCGGTTGCCGCCGGCGTCCGAGGACACCAGCACGGACGGCCTTCGGGTCCGCCGCTTCCCGCTGATGCACTCGTGCCCCGAGTGCAACGAACTGCAGCCGCACCGCGACTTCTCGCCCCCGGCCGGTCGAAGCGTCTGCGGCACGTGCGAGGTGGACCTCGTCCCCTCCCGCTTCGTCGTCGCCTGTGAGGCCGGGCACCTCGACGAGTTCCCCTACTGGCAGTGGGTGCACCGCTCACCGGACCGGGACGCCACGAGGCTCGGGAGGTGCGGCGGCAGGCTCAGGATGCGTACGACAGGACGCACCTCCTCGCTGCGCTCCGTCGTCATCTCCTGCACCTGCGGCCAGGTGCCCGAGGTCTCGATGGAGGGCTCCTTCCGCAGGAACGCGCTGAAGGACCTGCGCCTCACCTGCCGGGGCACCCGCCCGTGGCTCGGCCTCTCCGCCACGGACCCGGCGGGGTGCGGGCTCCCCCTGCGCACTCTGCAGCGCGGTTCCTCGTCGGTGTGGCAGCCGGTGCTGAAGTCGGCGCTGTCCATCCCGCCGTGGAGCGACGGTCGCGCGGATCCGCTCGCGGAACACTGGGACACGCTGCGCCAGTTCGACAACCGTGAGCACATCGGCATCTACCTCGAGGGGGCCTTCAGGGGCGAGTGTCCGATTCCGTTGGACGAGGTCATGGCCCTGCTCGCCGCGGAACGCGAGGAGGACCCGGAGGACGGGAGCGCGCCGAGCTTCGACCACCGCTACCGAGCCCTGCGCAACAAGGAGTACGAGCGCCTGCGTTCGGGCAACGACGAGAGCGAGCACACCCGTGCGGAGCAGTTCGTCTGCGAGACACCGCTCGGTGACGCGAACGTGCTCCAGCCGCTCGGGATCACCGGTCCGATGCTGGTCAAGAAGCTCCGCGAGGTGCGGGCCCTGAAGGCGTTCACCCGACTCGTGGACGCCGAGTCGACGACCGACGCGAAGGAGATGCCACTCTCCCGGAACCCCGTGCGCTGGCTGCCGGCCATGGAGGTCCGGGGAGAGGGAGTCTTCCTGCGACTGGACGAGAGCCGACTGGACACCTGGGAGAAGGCCCCGGCCGTGGCGGCCCGTGTCGAGCGCATGCGCACCGCCCACCAGCGGGTGCTCGAACAGCGGGCCGACGACCCGAGCCGAGCCGTACCGTCCCCCGCGACGCCTCGCATGGTGCTGCTGCACACCTTGGCCCATGTCCTCATCAACGAGTGGAGCCTGGAGGCGGGCTATCCGGCCGCCTCCCTGCGGGAGCGCCTGTACGCCGCCGACGACATGGCCGGGGTGCTCGTCTACACGGCGACGAGCGACTCGGCGGGCAGCCTCGGCGGCCTCGTGGCGCAGGGCGAACCGGAACTTCTCGACCACACGGTGCGCTCGGCGATCCGCCGGGCCGAGTGGTGCTCCTCGGACCCGCTCTGCATGGAGGCCGACGCGGCCGGCTCCGCCGGGACGAATCTCGCCGCCTGTCACGCCTGCGTCATGCTCCCGGAGACGAGCTGCGAGCACAACAACATCCTGTTGGACCGCGCGCTGCTGGTGGGGACACCGGAAGAGCCGACTCTGGGGTTCTTCGGGACCGTCCTCGCCCCCTGA
- a CDS encoding DUF5753 domain-containing protein gives MTSAVPWQQRLSTGTEDIQDEVIHWYRQNAHAKAYVPHMIWGTLQTEAYASVILRRVVDFLEVPDDVRAGVAKRMERQQVLYDGEHHYDVILGEQALYTNVGGAEVMREQVKRILSEIDLPSLDLGIVPRSVEVGIVPTPGFHIYGDQRAHYELVSSAVDVTDPAEIALHVKAFEALKSAASYGAGAQAILRKAVDFWTTA, from the coding sequence ATGACGAGCGCGGTCCCGTGGCAGCAGCGGTTGTCCACCGGAACGGAGGACATTCAGGACGAGGTGATCCACTGGTATCGACAGAACGCTCACGCCAAGGCGTACGTCCCCCACATGATCTGGGGCACGCTTCAGACGGAGGCGTACGCCTCGGTGATCCTGCGCCGAGTCGTCGACTTCCTGGAGGTCCCGGACGACGTGAGGGCCGGAGTCGCGAAGCGGATGGAACGCCAGCAGGTTCTGTACGACGGAGAGCACCACTACGACGTGATCCTCGGTGAGCAGGCTCTGTACACGAACGTCGGTGGGGCGGAGGTGATGCGCGAGCAGGTGAAGCGGATCCTCAGCGAGATCGACCTGCCGTCGCTCGACCTCGGTATCGTTCCCCGGAGCGTCGAGGTGGGCATCGTTCCCACCCCTGGCTTCCACATCTACGGCGATCAGCGCGCGCACTACGAGCTCGTCTCCTCCGCCGTGGACGTGACCGACCCGGCCGAGATCGCCCTCCATGTGAAGGCATTCGAAGCGCTCAAGAGCGCCGCGTCCTACGGTGCTGGTGCGCAGGCGATCCTCAGGAAGGCCGTGGACTTCTGGACCACCGCTTGA
- a CDS encoding DUF6177 family protein, with translation MSRSAFALTARMPDPTSLLAALHAGGPDLRVDRAGQGAVVRLCTEDGRQVVAVEAPRYIQVPGEAARLLDPAVATETPVWWTEVRAASAVPEAPRPAASIAGRLATLLDGTTWPRETAAHADVVTVAASGEPAPALAVGDDVLTEADMLTDRAAIVLPDIPVIATQWVTHTRLGVEEHFTLAFGHTADNLVPLDHLPHLAEELAIQHHLATMVTEVRAARPDLTVPAHYEPPALPVSLTFGPGAIADTGPSRVEETLPDTPVVRLGPTARPTLHCTLGDGTDPAAWRRLRHAMAHLRVAPAGQAVCGPPSG, from the coding sequence ATGTCCCGTAGCGCATTCGCTCTCACCGCGAGAATGCCGGACCCCACGTCCCTGCTGGCCGCCCTCCACGCGGGCGGCCCCGATCTGCGCGTCGACCGGGCGGGTCAAGGCGCCGTGGTGCGACTGTGCACGGAGGACGGGCGCCAGGTGGTCGCGGTCGAGGCACCTCGCTACATCCAGGTCCCCGGGGAGGCGGCACGACTACTGGACCCTGCGGTGGCCACGGAGACTCCGGTCTGGTGGACGGAGGTCCGCGCGGCCTCCGCCGTCCCTGAGGCCCCCCGGCCGGCGGCCTCCATAGCCGGACGCCTGGCCACCTTGCTCGACGGCACCACCTGGCCTCGCGAGACCGCCGCCCACGCCGATGTCGTCACGGTCGCGGCCTCCGGCGAACCGGCGCCCGCCCTCGCGGTCGGCGATGACGTACTCACCGAAGCGGACATGCTCACGGACCGAGCCGCGATCGTCCTCCCCGACATCCCGGTCATCGCCACCCAGTGGGTGACTCACACCCGCCTGGGCGTGGAGGAGCACTTTACGCTTGCCTTCGGCCACACCGCCGACAACCTCGTCCCCCTGGACCACCTGCCCCACTTGGCGGAGGAACTGGCCATTCAACACCACCTGGCCACCATGGTCACCGAGGTACGAGCGGCCCGCCCGGACCTCACGGTCCCGGCCCACTACGAGCCACCGGCCCTCCCCGTCTCCCTCACGTTCGGCCCCGGCGCCATTGCGGACACCGGACCCAGCCGCGTGGAGGAAACCCTGCCGGACACGCCCGTCGTACGCCTCGGCCCGACAGCCCGCCCCACCCTTCACTGCACGCTCGGAGACGGCACGGATCCCGCAGCGTGGAGGCGACTCAGGCACGCCATGGCTCACCTGCGAGTAGCTCCAGCAGGTCAAGCCGTATGCGGGCCACCAAGCGGATGA
- a CDS encoding DUF6507 family protein, which produces MTGWDVRPSGVESILSLVGLAAEDLAKDIKGYGKSVEETALCAGTISGPYCGSAPVGPVGAAVANVVSDTGSQITLMAARIKKTTDGTVDATTAYIDGDLTMAARAQREAAKAPSSADLRAVVEQADRHGERPR; this is translated from the coding sequence ATGACGGGGTGGGATGTCAGGCCCAGCGGGGTGGAGTCGATTCTGTCGTTGGTCGGTCTCGCGGCCGAAGACCTGGCCAAGGACATCAAGGGGTACGGCAAGAGCGTCGAGGAAACCGCCCTCTGTGCGGGCACGATCAGCGGTCCGTACTGCGGCTCCGCGCCCGTCGGTCCGGTCGGCGCCGCGGTGGCGAATGTCGTCTCCGACACCGGGTCGCAGATCACGCTCATGGCGGCTCGCATCAAGAAGACGACGGACGGAACCGTCGATGCCACCACCGCGTACATCGACGGTGATTTGACCATGGCAGCGCGTGCCCAGCGCGAAGCGGCGAAGGCCCCCTCGTCCGCCGACCTGCGGGCGGTGGTCGAGCAGGCAGACCGGCACGGGGAGCGGCCGAGGTGA
- a CDS encoding DUF2267 domain-containing protein, with protein sequence MTATAAPTKTTPRTTPRTATARCATAPCTWLTLTERVRNAGGYRTAAEAEHRTRVVLSALGSQVTGEERVSLAHALPEEAAGLIAAQIPALHPLPARDFVESVASRLDNATTATARWDTSTVLTVLADLLPPPLLTNVLTQLPRGYALLFGRAELSADRPLAHRTG encoded by the coding sequence ATGACCGCGACGGCGGCCCCCACCAAGACGACGCCCCGCACGACGCCCCGCACGGCCACGGCCCGTTGCGCCACCGCCCCGTGCACCTGGCTCACACTGACCGAACGCGTACGGAACGCGGGCGGATACCGGACCGCGGCGGAGGCGGAACACCGCACCCGCGTCGTCCTCTCGGCCCTCGGCTCCCAGGTGACCGGCGAGGAACGCGTGTCCCTGGCCCACGCCCTCCCCGAGGAAGCGGCCGGCCTCATCGCCGCCCAGATCCCGGCCCTCCACCCCCTCCCGGCCCGCGACTTCGTGGAATCGGTGGCCTCCCGCCTCGACAACGCCACGACCGCAACGGCCCGTTGGGACACCAGCACGGTCCTCACCGTCCTGGCGGACCTCCTGCCCCCACCCCTCCTGACGAACGTCCTGACGCAACTCCCCCGGGGCTACGCCCTGCTGTTCGGACGAGCAGAACTGAGTGCCGACCGCCCGCTCGCGCACCGAACGGGATGA
- a CDS encoding Hsp20/alpha crystallin family protein — protein MLMRSDPFREFDRLAQQVFGPARPGAMPMDAYRSGDDFVVHFDLPGVDPETIDLDVERNVLNVHAERRSPAPEGAEMIVAERPTGTFTRQLFLGETLDTERIDASYEAGVLTLRIPVAEQAKPRKIQITGGSDRKQLSS, from the coding sequence ATGCTCATGCGCTCCGACCCCTTCCGCGAGTTCGACCGCCTCGCGCAGCAGGTCTTCGGCCCCGCCCGGCCCGGCGCCATGCCCATGGACGCCTATCGCTCGGGAGACGACTTCGTCGTCCACTTCGACCTCCCCGGGGTCGACCCGGAGACCATCGACCTGGACGTCGAGCGGAACGTGCTGAACGTCCACGCCGAGCGGAGGTCTCCCGCCCCCGAGGGCGCGGAGATGATCGTCGCCGAACGCCCCACGGGGACGTTCACCCGGCAGCTGTTCCTCGGCGAGACCCTCGACACCGAACGCATCGACGCCTCGTACGAGGCCGGTGTCCTCACCCTGCGCATCCCGGTCGCCGAGCAGGCCAAGCCCCGCAAGATCCAGATCACCGGCGGCAGCGACCGCAAGCAGCTGAGCAGCTGA
- a CDS encoding alpha/beta fold hydrolase, with protein sequence MPDGRPDTTPAAPRTRPGRLPRPDGTHLAYEDHAPPPLPSPPTPSRPSVLLLHGLAGHRGEWDDLAARLRADGHRVVAYDARGHGGSTRRPGDVTREAHVADAAALADELALAPAVVVGQSFGGHTALLLAAARPDLVRSLILVEAGPSIAPPDLPARIGAWLDSWPVPFPTAEAAARFLGHEAWARGLEQRADGWWPRTDRDVIVSTIAELTRRDHWREWQAITCPVLVVRGADGTMREAESAEMHTRRPAATRLLTLPAAGHDVHLDQPDALYEAVRAFLADQT encoded by the coding sequence ATGCCCGACGGACGACCGGACACGACCCCCGCCGCCCCGCGCACCCGTCCGGGCCGGCTGCCCCGCCCGGACGGCACACACCTCGCCTACGAGGACCACGCGCCCCCGCCCCTGCCCTCGCCCCCCACGCCCTCGCGCCCGTCCGTCCTGCTCCTGCACGGACTGGCGGGCCACCGGGGCGAGTGGGACGACCTGGCCGCGCGGCTGCGGGCGGACGGCCACCGGGTGGTGGCGTACGACGCCCGGGGCCACGGCGGGAGCACCCGCCGCCCCGGGGACGTGACCCGCGAGGCACATGTCGCGGACGCGGCGGCCCTGGCGGACGAACTGGCCCTCGCCCCGGCCGTGGTCGTGGGCCAGTCCTTCGGCGGCCACACCGCCCTCCTGCTGGCCGCCGCCCGCCCCGACCTGGTGCGGTCCCTGATCCTCGTCGAGGCGGGCCCCTCGATCGCGCCCCCGGACCTCCCCGCCCGGATCGGAGCCTGGCTGGACTCCTGGCCGGTCCCGTTCCCCACCGCCGAGGCGGCGGCCCGCTTCCTCGGCCACGAGGCGTGGGCGCGGGGTCTGGAGCAGCGGGCGGACGGCTGGTGGCCGAGGACCGACAGGGACGTCATCGTCTCCACGATCGCCGAACTGACCCGGCGCGACCACTGGCGGGAGTGGCAGGCGATCACCTGCCCCGTGCTGGTGGTGCGGGGCGCCGACGGCACGATGCGCGAGGCGGAGTCCGCCGAGATGCACACCCGCCGCCCCGCCGCGACCCGCCTCCTGACCCTCCCCGCGGCGGGCCATGACGTCCACCTGGACCAGCCGGACGCCCTGTACGAGGCGGTGCGGGCGTTTCTCGCCGACCAGACCTGA
- a CDS encoding carboxymuconolactone decarboxylase family protein encodes MEARLSLFGNPVAGKFMRHVNSAGKVLTDSTLPAATQELVKIRASQINGCGFCTDMHTKDATAAGETADRLNLVAVWREAKVFTEAERAALELTEQGTRIADASGGVTDEAWENAAKHYDEDQLAALVSLIALINAYNRLNVIVRQPAGDYRPGMFG; translated from the coding sequence ATGGAAGCCCGCCTCAGCCTTTTCGGCAACCCCGTCGCCGGCAAGTTCATGCGCCACGTCAACTCCGCGGGCAAGGTCCTCACGGACTCGACGCTCCCGGCCGCGACCCAGGAACTGGTGAAGATCCGCGCCAGCCAGATCAACGGCTGCGGTTTCTGCACCGACATGCACACCAAGGACGCCACGGCCGCCGGTGAGACCGCCGACCGCCTGAACCTGGTCGCGGTGTGGCGGGAGGCGAAGGTCTTCACCGAGGCCGAGCGCGCCGCCCTGGAACTGACGGAACAGGGCACCCGTATCGCGGACGCGTCCGGCGGCGTCACCGACGAGGCGTGGGAGAACGCCGCCAAGCACTACGACGAGGACCAACTCGCCGCCCTCGTGAGCCTGATCGCCCTGATCAACGCCTACAACCGCCTGAACGTCATCGTCCGGCAGCCCGCGGGCGACTACCGGCCGGGCATGTTCGGCTGA
- a CDS encoding MFS transporter gives MASAETAGAGTGRTVTTDIPARLDRLPWSRWHWTIVVGLGTVWILDGLEVTVVGNIASRLSEPGSGLAISSGQVTGVAAALYVAGACVGALFWGRLTDRYGRRKLFMITLAVYLAATALTAFSFQAWWFFLFRFLTGFGIGGEYAAINSAIDELIPSDYRGRVDLIINGSFWVGAVGGSLLSILALNTDLLAADLGWRLTFALGAVLALVILLVRRHVPESPRWLLIHGRDREAEEVVAGIEERIVAEKGAPLPAPHGEITIHQRRTVSFAEIGRTVFARYPKRAVLGFSLFIGQAFLYNAITFGFGAILTTFFQVPSDHTGYYFAVIAAGNFLGPLLLGRLFDTVGRRVMISSTYLLSGLLLFGTAWLFDRGTLDATTLTACWCAVLFFASAGASSAYLTVSEIFPMETRAMSIAFFYALGTAAGGISGPLLFADLTGTGEVGDTVLAFCIGAALMCAAGLVAAFLAVNAERRSLEDIATPLTAVTGKPGPAAQNGRPDVTPPSSSPA, from the coding sequence ATGGCCAGCGCTGAGACCGCGGGTGCCGGGACCGGCCGCACCGTGACCACCGACATCCCCGCCAGACTCGACCGCCTGCCGTGGTCGCGCTGGCACTGGACCATCGTCGTCGGGCTCGGCACGGTGTGGATCCTCGACGGCCTGGAAGTGACCGTCGTCGGCAACATCGCCAGCCGGCTGTCGGAGCCGGGCAGCGGCCTGGCGATCAGCTCCGGGCAGGTGACCGGTGTGGCCGCCGCGCTGTATGTGGCGGGCGCCTGCGTCGGTGCCCTGTTCTGGGGGCGGCTGACCGACCGCTACGGCCGCCGGAAGCTGTTCATGATCACCCTGGCGGTGTACCTCGCGGCCACCGCCCTGACCGCCTTCTCCTTCCAGGCCTGGTGGTTCTTCCTCTTCCGCTTCCTGACCGGCTTCGGCATCGGGGGCGAGTACGCGGCCATCAACTCCGCCATCGACGAACTGATCCCCTCGGACTACCGAGGCCGGGTCGACCTGATCATCAACGGCAGTTTCTGGGTGGGCGCGGTCGGCGGCTCGCTGCTGTCGATCCTCGCCCTCAACACCGATCTGCTCGCCGCCGACCTGGGCTGGCGGCTGACGTTCGCGCTCGGCGCCGTCCTCGCCCTGGTGATCCTCCTCGTACGGCGGCACGTCCCGGAGAGCCCGCGCTGGCTGCTGATCCACGGCAGGGACCGCGAGGCCGAGGAGGTGGTGGCCGGGATCGAGGAGCGGATCGTGGCCGAGAAGGGCGCACCGCTGCCCGCGCCGCACGGGGAGATCACCATCCACCAGCGCCGTACCGTCTCCTTCGCGGAGATCGGCCGCACCGTCTTCGCCCGCTATCCCAAGCGGGCCGTCCTCGGCTTCTCCCTCTTCATCGGCCAGGCCTTCCTCTACAACGCCATCACCTTCGGCTTCGGCGCCATCCTGACCACGTTCTTCCAGGTCCCCTCCGACCACACCGGCTACTACTTCGCCGTCATCGCGGCCGGCAACTTCCTGGGCCCGCTGCTGCTCGGCCGGCTCTTCGACACGGTCGGGCGCCGGGTGATGATCTCGTCCACGTATCTGCTGTCGGGGCTGCTGCTGTTCGGCACGGCGTGGCTGTTCGACCGGGGCACGCTGGACGCGACCACGCTCACCGCCTGCTGGTGCGCGGTGCTGTTCTTCGCCTCCGCGGGCGCCTCCAGCGCCTATCTGACCGTCTCCGAGATCTTCCCGATGGAGACCAGGGCGATGTCCATCGCCTTCTTCTACGCCCTGGGCACCGCGGCCGGCGGCATCAGCGGCCCGCTGCTCTTCGCCGACCTCACCGGCACCGGCGAGGTCGGCGACACGGTCCTCGCGTTCTGCATCGGGGCGGCGCTGATGTGCGCGGCGGGCCTGGTCGCGGCGTTCCTCGCGGTGAACGCCGAGCGGCGGTCCCTGGAGGACATCGCCACCCCGCTGACGGCGGTGACGGGCAAGCCGGGCCCGGCCGCGCAGAACGGCCGCCCCGACGTCACACCGCCGTCGTCGAGCCCTGCGTGA
- a CDS encoding DUF445 domain-containing protein — translation MERTTEAEPQADPAAADPAAEPATARRTMTVFSPADEERRRGVRRMKLTATGLLLFVAVVYVLAKWAGHSGAGAWAGYVAAAAEAGMVGALADWFAVTALFRHPLGLPIPHTAIIPTKKDQLGVSLGEFVGENFLSEDVVRQRLRAVGIGGRLGTWLARPEHADRVTAELATALRGALTVLRDSDVQAVVGEAITRRAAVQEIAPGLGKMLEKIVADGGHRRVVDLVVTRAHDWLVLHGDSVMDAVQGGAPGWTPRFVDRKVGERVYKELLRFVTEMRDMPGHPARGALDRFLGDFASDLQSDSETRARIERLKSEVLGRGEVQDLIASAWTAVRSMIVSAAEDEHSELRLRVRASLLSLGHRMAEDPGARSKVDRWVEGAAVYVVTTYRKEITSLITDTVAGWDAEHTTRKIEAHIGRDLQFIRINGTVVGSLAGLLIYTASRLLGA, via the coding sequence ATGGAACGAACGACGGAGGCCGAGCCTCAGGCGGACCCCGCGGCGGCGGACCCGGCGGCGGAGCCCGCCACGGCCCGCCGCACGATGACCGTGTTCAGCCCCGCCGACGAGGAGCGCCGGCGCGGGGTGCGCCGGATGAAACTGACCGCGACCGGGCTGCTGCTGTTCGTCGCGGTGGTGTACGTCCTGGCCAAGTGGGCCGGGCACAGCGGCGCGGGCGCCTGGGCAGGTTATGTCGCGGCCGCGGCGGAGGCGGGCATGGTCGGCGCGCTCGCCGACTGGTTCGCGGTCACCGCCCTCTTCCGCCACCCGCTCGGCCTGCCCATCCCGCACACCGCGATCATCCCCACCAAGAAGGACCAGCTCGGTGTCTCGCTGGGCGAGTTCGTCGGCGAGAACTTCCTCTCCGAGGACGTCGTACGCCAGCGGCTGCGCGCCGTCGGCATCGGCGGCCGGCTGGGGACCTGGCTCGCCCGGCCGGAGCACGCCGACCGGGTGACCGCCGAACTGGCCACCGCGCTGCGCGGCGCGCTGACCGTGCTGCGCGACTCCGATGTGCAGGCGGTGGTGGGGGAGGCGATCACCCGCCGGGCCGCCGTGCAGGAGATCGCGCCCGGCCTCGGCAAGATGCTGGAGAAGATCGTCGCCGACGGCGGTCACCGGCGCGTCGTCGACCTGGTCGTCACCCGGGCGCACGACTGGCTGGTGCTGCACGGCGACTCCGTGATGGACGCGGTGCAGGGCGGCGCGCCCGGCTGGACGCCGAGGTTCGTGGACCGCAAGGTCGGCGAGCGCGTCTACAAGGAACTGCTCCGCTTCGTCACCGAGATGCGCGACATGCCCGGCCACCCCGCGCGCGGGGCGCTGGACCGGTTCCTCGGCGACTTCGCCTCCGACCTCCAGTCCGACAGCGAGACCCGGGCCCGGATCGAACGCCTCAAGAGCGAGGTCCTCGGCCGGGGCGAGGTCCAGGACCTGATCGCCTCCGCCTGGACGGCCGTACGGTCCATGATCGTCTCCGCGGCGGAGGACGAGCACAGCGAGCTGCGCCTGCGGGTGCGGGCCTCGCTGCTCTCCCTGGGCCACCGGATGGCCGAGGACCCGGGGGCGCGGAGCAAGGTGGACCGCTGGGTGGAGGGCGCCGCGGTGTACGTGGTGACGACGTACCGCAAGGAGATCACCTCGCTGATCACCGACACGGTGGCGGGCTGGGACGCCGAGCACACCACCCGCAAGATCGAGGCCCACATCGGCCGCGACCTCCAGTTCATCCGCATCAACGGCACGGTGGTCGGCTCGCTGGCCGGGTTGCTGATCTACACGGCGTCGCGTCTCCTCGGAGCGTAG
- a CDS encoding DUF1707 domain-containing protein, whose protein sequence is MTDDAPELRASDADRERVAETLRDALAEGRLDMAEFEERLDATYKARTYGELAPITRDLPVAGGGPAAPAVSLHKEPAEPGSWASRITGGEGSSSWAVAVMSGFQRKGRWTVPKRFSCFSFWGGGEIDLREANFADREVEINCIAIMGGAQVIVPPGVEVVVRGIGIMGGFDHREEGVPGEPGAPRVIVTGFAFWGGVAVERKLTKAERLLQKEQRRQEKLDRRTERRELQSSRHEELRDRWERHWDRQEERVEQHRQRHEERWEQHRERREQRRDRRGRRDWDY, encoded by the coding sequence ATGACCGACGATGCCCCCGAACTGCGCGCCTCAGACGCCGATCGCGAACGGGTCGCCGAGACCCTGCGGGACGCCCTCGCCGAAGGCCGCCTGGACATGGCGGAGTTCGAGGAACGGCTGGACGCCACCTACAAGGCGCGCACGTACGGCGAGTTGGCGCCGATCACCCGTGACCTGCCCGTCGCGGGGGGCGGCCCGGCGGCGCCCGCGGTGTCCCTGCACAAGGAACCGGCCGAGCCGGGCAGCTGGGCGTCGCGGATCACCGGCGGCGAGGGCTCGTCGTCGTGGGCGGTGGCCGTGATGTCGGGCTTCCAGCGCAAGGGGCGGTGGACGGTCCCGAAGCGGTTCAGCTGCTTCTCCTTCTGGGGCGGCGGCGAGATCGACCTGCGGGAGGCGAACTTCGCCGACCGCGAGGTGGAGATCAACTGCATCGCGATCATGGGCGGCGCGCAGGTGATCGTGCCGCCCGGCGTCGAGGTCGTCGTCCGCGGCATCGGCATCATGGGCGGCTTCGACCACCGCGAGGAGGGCGTGCCGGGAGAGCCGGGCGCCCCGCGCGTGATCGTCACCGGGTTCGCCTTCTGGGGCGGGGTGGCCGTCGAACGCAAGCTCACCAAGGCCGAGCGGCTGCTCCAGAAGGAGCAGCGCCGCCAGGAGAAGCTGGACCGCCGGACGGAGCGCCGCGAGCTGCAGTCCTCCCGGCACGAGGAGCTGCGCGACCGCTGGGAGCGGCACTGGGACCGCCAGGAGGAGCGCGTGGAGCAGCACCGGCAGCGCCACGAGGAGCGCTGGGAGCAGCACCGCGAGCGCCGGGAGCAGCGCCGGGACCGGCGCGGGCGCCGGGACTGGGACTACTAG